The proteins below are encoded in one region of Streptomyces cyanogenus:
- a CDS encoding response regulator: MADTFGPMRDGDADDDVIGMGPDAGPSRKEPIRVLVVDDHALFRRGLEIVLAAEEDIQVVGEAGDGAEAVDKAADLLPDIVLMDVRMPKRGGIEACTSIKEVAPSAKIIMLTISDEEADLYDAIKAGATGYLLKEISTDEVATAIRAVADGQSQISPSMASKLLTEFKSMIQRTDERRLVPAPRLTDRELEVLKLVATGMNNRDIAKELFISENTVKNHVRNILEKLQLHSRMEAVVYAMREKILEIR, translated from the coding sequence ATGGCGGACACCTTCGGACCGATGCGGGACGGGGATGCCGACGACGATGTCATCGGCATGGGCCCGGACGCGGGCCCGTCGCGCAAGGAGCCGATCAGGGTCCTGGTCGTGGACGACCACGCCCTCTTCCGGCGCGGCCTGGAGATCGTGCTCGCGGCCGAGGAGGACATCCAGGTCGTCGGCGAGGCGGGCGACGGCGCCGAGGCCGTCGACAAGGCCGCCGACCTGCTGCCCGACATCGTTCTGATGGACGTCCGCATGCCCAAGCGCGGGGGGATCGAGGCCTGCACCTCCATCAAGGAGGTCGCCCCCAGCGCCAAGATCATCATGCTGACGATCAGCGACGAGGAGGCCGACCTCTACGACGCGATCAAGGCGGGTGCGACCGGATACCTCCTCAAGGAGATCTCGACCGACGAGGTGGCCACCGCCATTCGCGCGGTGGCCGACGGACAGTCGCAGATCAGCCCCTCGATGGCGTCGAAACTCCTCACCGAGTTCAAGTCGATGATCCAGCGCACCGACGAGCGCCGGCTGGTGCCCGCACCCCGGTTGACCGACCGGGAGCTGGAGGTGCTCAAACTCGTCGCCACCGGCATGAACAACCGGGACATCGCCAAGGAGTTGTTCATCTCCGAGAACACCGTGAAGAACCACGTCCGCAACATCCTGGAGAAGCTGCAGCTGCACTCCCGGATGGAGGCCGTGGTCTACGCGATGCGGGAGAAGATCCTCGAGATCCGCTAG
- the secA gene encoding preprotein translocase subunit SecA: MSVLSKIMRAGEGKILRKLHRIADQVNSIEEDFVDLSDAELRALTEEYRQRYADGESLDDLLPEAFATVREAAKRVLGQRHYDVQLMGGAALHLGYVAEMKTGEGKTLVGTLPAYLNALSGDGVHLITVNDYLAERDSEMMGRVHKFLGLSVGCILANMTPAQRREQYACDITYGTNNEFGFDYLRDNMAWSKDELVQRGHNFAIVDEVDSILIDEARTPLIISGPADQATKWYGDFAKLVTRLKRGEAGNPLKGIEETGDYDVDEKKRTVAIHESGVSKVEDWLGIDNLYESVNTPLVGYLNNAIKAKELFKRDKDYVVIDGEVMIVDEHTGRILAGRRYNEGMHQAIEAKEGVDIKDENQTLATITLQNFFRLYDKLSGMTGTAMTEAAEFHQIYKLGVVPIPTNKPMIRKDQSDLIYRTEVAKFEAVVDDIAEKHEKGQPILVGTTSVEKSEYLSQQLSKRGIQHEVLNAKHHEREAQIVAQAGRKGAVTVATNMAGRGTDIKLGGNPEDLAEAELRQRGLDPEEHIEEWAAALPAALEKAQQAVKAEKEEVEQLGGLYVLGTERHESRRIDNQLRGRSGRQGDPGESRFYLSLGDDLMRLFKAQMVERVMSMANVPDDVPIENKMVTRAIASAQAQVETQNFETRKNVLKYDEVLNRQREVIYGERRRVLEGEDLHEQIRHFMDDTIEAYVRAETSEGFPEDWDLDRLWGAFRQLYPVKVTIEELEEAAGDRAGLTAEFIEESIKEDIHEQYEAREAQLGSEIMRELERRVVLSVLDRKWREHLYEMDYLQEGIGLRAMAQKDPLVEYQREGFDMFTAMMDGIKEESVGYLFNLEVQVEQQVEEVPVEEAQPVGESLQDTVPAQSGARPEIRAKGLDVPQRRDLHFSAPTVDGEGGIVERDLEDEEPVRSESDGLTRAERRRQAKGGRRRKK; encoded by the coding sequence GTGTCCGTCCTCTCGAAGATCATGCGTGCAGGCGAAGGCAAGATCCTGCGCAAGCTGCACCGCATCGCGGACCAGGTCAACTCCATCGAAGAGGACTTCGTCGACCTCTCCGACGCCGAGCTGCGGGCCCTCACCGAGGAGTACAGGCAGCGCTACGCCGATGGTGAGAGCCTGGACGACCTGCTCCCCGAGGCGTTCGCCACCGTGCGCGAGGCCGCCAAGCGCGTCCTCGGCCAGCGGCACTACGACGTGCAGCTGATGGGTGGTGCCGCCCTCCACCTCGGCTATGTGGCCGAGATGAAGACCGGTGAGGGCAAGACCCTCGTCGGCACGTTGCCCGCGTATCTGAACGCCCTGTCCGGGGACGGCGTCCACCTCATCACGGTCAACGACTACCTGGCCGAGCGCGACTCCGAGATGATGGGCCGCGTCCACAAGTTCCTCGGCCTGAGCGTCGGCTGCATCCTCGCCAACATGACGCCGGCCCAGCGCCGCGAGCAGTACGCGTGCGACATCACGTACGGCACGAACAACGAGTTCGGCTTCGACTACCTGCGCGACAACATGGCGTGGTCGAAGGACGAACTGGTGCAGCGCGGCCACAACTTCGCCATCGTGGACGAGGTCGACTCGATCCTCATCGACGAGGCCCGTACGCCGCTGATCATCTCCGGTCCGGCCGACCAGGCCACCAAGTGGTACGGCGACTTCGCCAAGCTGGTCACCCGCCTCAAGCGCGGCGAGGCCGGCAACCCGCTCAAGGGCATCGAGGAGACCGGCGACTACGACGTCGACGAGAAGAAGCGCACCGTCGCCATCCACGAGTCCGGCGTGAGCAAGGTCGAGGACTGGCTGGGCATCGACAACCTCTACGAGTCGGTGAACACCCCCCTCGTCGGTTACCTGAACAACGCCATCAAGGCCAAGGAACTGTTCAAGCGCGACAAGGACTACGTCGTCATCGACGGCGAGGTCATGATCGTCGACGAGCACACCGGCCGTATCCTCGCCGGCCGCCGCTACAACGAGGGCATGCACCAGGCGATCGAGGCGAAGGAAGGGGTGGACATCAAGGACGAGAACCAGACACTCGCCACGATCACCCTGCAGAACTTCTTCCGCCTCTACGACAAGCTCTCCGGCATGACCGGTACGGCGATGACCGAGGCCGCCGAGTTCCACCAGATCTACAAGCTCGGCGTGGTCCCGATCCCGACCAACAAGCCGATGATCCGCAAGGACCAGTCGGACCTCATCTACCGCACCGAGGTGGCCAAGTTCGAGGCGGTCGTCGACGACATCGCCGAGAAGCACGAGAAGGGCCAGCCGATCCTCGTCGGCACCACCTCCGTCGAGAAGTCGGAGTACCTCTCGCAGCAGCTCAGCAAGCGCGGCATCCAGCACGAGGTGCTGAACGCCAAGCACCACGAGCGCGAGGCGCAGATCGTCGCCCAGGCCGGCCGCAAGGGCGCCGTGACGGTGGCCACCAACATGGCCGGCCGTGGTACGGACATCAAGCTCGGCGGCAACCCCGAGGACCTCGCCGAGGCGGAGCTGCGCCAGCGCGGCCTCGACCCCGAGGAGCACATCGAGGAGTGGGCCGCGGCCCTGCCCGCCGCCCTGGAGAAGGCCCAGCAGGCCGTCAAGGCGGAGAAGGAGGAAGTGGAGCAGCTCGGCGGGCTCTACGTCCTCGGTACCGAGCGGCACGAGTCGCGGCGGATCGACAACCAGCTGCGCGGTCGTTCCGGCCGTCAGGGCGACCCGGGCGAGTCCCGCTTCTACCTCTCCCTCGGCGACGACCTGATGCGCCTCTTCAAGGCCCAGATGGTCGAGCGCGTGATGTCGATGGCCAACGTGCCCGACGACGTGCCGATCGAGAACAAGATGGTCACGCGCGCGATCGCGTCCGCGCAGGCCCAGGTCGAGACGCAGAACTTCGAGACCCGCAAGAACGTCCTGAAGTACGACGAGGTGCTCAACCGGCAGCGCGAGGTCATCTACGGCGAGCGCCGGCGCGTGCTGGAGGGTGAGGACCTGCACGAGCAGATCCGGCACTTCATGGACGACACGATCGAGGCGTACGTCCGCGCCGAGACCTCCGAGGGCTTCCCCGAGGACTGGGACCTGGACCGGCTGTGGGGCGCCTTCCGGCAGCTGTACCCGGTGAAGGTCACCATCGAGGAGCTGGAGGAGGCGGCCGGCGACCGGGCCGGTCTGACCGCCGAGTTCATCGAGGAGTCCATCAAGGAGGACATCCACGAGCAGTACGAGGCCCGCGAGGCGCAGCTCGGCTCCGAGATCATGCGTGAGCTGGAGCGCCGGGTCGTGCTGTCGGTCCTGGACCGCAAGTGGCGCGAGCACCTCTACGAGATGGACTACCTCCAGGAGGGCATCGGCCTGCGCGCGATGGCGCAGAAGGACCCGCTGGTCGAGTACCAGCGCGAGGGCTTCGACATGTTCACCGCGATGATGGACGGCATCAAGGAGGAGTCCGTCGGCTACCTGTTCAACCTGGAGGTCCAGGTCGAGCAGCAGGTCGAGGAGGTCCCGGTCGAGGAAGCCCAGCCGGTGGGCGAGAGCCTGCAGGACACGGTGCCGGCCCAGTCGGGTGCGCGTCCCGAGATCCGCGCGAAGGGCCTGGACGTTCCGCAGCGGCGGGACCTGCACTTCTCCGCGCCGACGGTGGACGGCGAGGGCGGCATCGTCGAGCGTGACCTGGAGGACGAGGAGCCGGTGCGGTCCGAGTCCGACGGGCTGACTCGCGCGGAGCGGCGTCGACAGGCCAAGGGCGGGCGTCGCCGTAAGAAGTAA
- a CDS encoding winged helix-turn-helix domain-containing protein, whose protein sequence is MTTLPRPTTTLTADDARRIALRAQGLLGAPDRRAGVRGVLRHLGAVQLDTISVLARSHELVPYARLGAVGRKAVEAAYWSDAHAFEYWSHAACLLPIEEWPHFAFRRRAYRDRPHWHHELPDGAYDQVIKQLRAEGPLTATELGGAKKTNDWWDWSGTKVAVERALMYGEVVCVERRGWKRVYDLAERAVPDALLHDELDDTECLRRLVRLAGESLGVGTRADIADYHRLKGEQVDAVIADSGLVPVEVEGWGRPAWADPAALATPPRGRHRTTLLSPFDSLVWERARTERIFGFTHRLEAYVPKPKRVHGYFAMPVLAGGRLVGRVDPAREGRTLVAKQVTLDGPKTVRAVAQALVEAATWVNCTDVRVERVDAPELREPLARELAGLLG, encoded by the coding sequence ATGACGACCCTTCCGCGCCCCACCACCACCCTCACCGCGGACGACGCCCGCCGGATCGCCCTGCGGGCCCAGGGCCTGCTCGGCGCGCCGGACCGCCGCGCGGGCGTCCGCGGGGTGCTGCGCCACCTCGGCGCGGTCCAGCTCGACACGATCTCCGTGCTGGCCCGCTCCCACGAGCTCGTGCCGTACGCCCGGCTGGGCGCGGTCGGCCGCAAGGCCGTGGAGGCCGCGTACTGGTCGGACGCCCACGCCTTCGAGTACTGGTCGCACGCCGCCTGCCTCCTGCCCATCGAGGAGTGGCCGCACTTCGCCTTCCGCCGCCGCGCCTACCGCGACCGCCCCCACTGGCACCACGAACTCCCCGACGGCGCCTACGACCAGGTCATCAAGCAGCTCCGCGCGGAAGGCCCGCTGACCGCCACGGAGCTGGGCGGCGCCAAGAAGACGAACGACTGGTGGGACTGGTCGGGCACGAAGGTCGCCGTGGAGCGTGCGCTGATGTACGGCGAGGTGGTGTGTGTGGAGCGGCGCGGCTGGAAGCGGGTGTACGACCTCGCCGAACGCGCGGTCCCGGACGCGCTGCTGCACGACGAGCTGGACGACACCGAGTGCCTGCGCCGCCTGGTCCGGCTGGCGGGCGAGTCGCTGGGCGTCGGCACGCGCGCGGACATCGCCGACTACCACCGTCTCAAGGGCGAGCAGGTCGACGCGGTGATCGCGGACTCGGGCCTGGTACCGGTCGAGGTCGAGGGCTGGGGCAGGCCGGCCTGGGCTGACCCGGCGGCCCTGGCGACGCCGCCGCGCGGCCGGCACCGCACCACGCTGCTGTCACCGTTCGACTCGCTGGTCTGGGAGCGGGCGCGCACGGAGCGGATCTTCGGCTTCACCCACCGGCTGGAGGCGTACGTTCCCAAGCCCAAGCGGGTCCACGGCTACTTCGCGATGCCCGTGCTCGCCGGCGGCCGGCTGGTCGGGCGTGTCGACCCGGCCCGGGAGGGCCGCACTCTGGTGGCCAAGCAGGTCACCCTGGACGGCCCGAAGACGGTCCGGGCGGTCGCCCAGGCCCTGGTCGAGGCGGCGACCTGGGTGAACTGCACGGACGTCCGTGTCGAGCGCGTGGACGCACCCGAGCTGCGCGAGCCCCTCGCCCGGGAACTCGCCGGTCTCCTCGGATAG
- a CDS encoding GNAT family N-acetyltransferase → MEPVTLTTDRLLLRAVGPADTDAVYKAAQDPEIQRWTTIPSPYLPEHAIGFTEQIVPDGWTQGSVFTFGVFLAGGELAGMLALTMRSLGTAEVGFWAAEEHRGHGYVVEATLAACRWIFTKVGVDRVEWRAEVGNHASRAVAERVGFTIEGTLRSGINNKGVRRDCWIGSLLPSDLGLPSTAPYLPARA, encoded by the coding sequence ATGGAACCCGTCACGCTCACCACGGACCGCCTCCTGCTGCGCGCGGTCGGCCCCGCCGACACCGACGCCGTGTACAAGGCCGCGCAGGACCCCGAGATCCAGCGCTGGACGACGATCCCCTCGCCCTACCTCCCGGAACACGCCATCGGCTTCACGGAGCAGATCGTCCCCGACGGCTGGACCCAGGGGTCGGTCTTCACCTTCGGCGTCTTCCTCGCCGGCGGGGAGCTGGCCGGCATGCTCGCCCTGACCATGCGCTCGCTGGGCACGGCCGAGGTCGGCTTCTGGGCTGCCGAGGAGCACCGCGGCCACGGGTACGTCGTGGAGGCCACGCTCGCCGCCTGCCGGTGGATCTTCACCAAGGTCGGTGTCGACCGTGTCGAATGGCGGGCCGAGGTCGGCAACCACGCCTCCCGCGCGGTGGCGGAACGCGTGGGCTTCACCATCGAGGGCACCCTGCGCTCCGGCATCAACAACAAGGGGGTGCGCCGGGACTGCTGGATCGGCTCCCTGCTCCCCTCGGACCTGGGCCTGCCCTCCACGGCCCCGTACCTGCCCGCGCGTGCCTGA